In Zingiber officinale cultivar Zhangliang chromosome 6A, Zo_v1.1, whole genome shotgun sequence, a single genomic region encodes these proteins:
- the LOC121993729 gene encoding 3-oxoacyl-[acyl-carrier-protein] reductase FabG-like, with translation MASAAAAAMGDRSLEGKVVMVTGASSGIGREICLDLADGGCKIVAAARRLQRLLSLCDEINGSSAGTGSVRAVAVELDVGSGSAAIEAAVKAAWEAFGHVDVLVNNAGVRGGVYSSLDWSESDWNNNVNTNLTGLWLVTKHLCHRMTVAGRYRGSVINISSIAGLQRGQLPGSLAYSVSKTAVNSLTRVMALELGVYGIRVNSICPGLFKSEITNRLMEKAWLGKVAEKTVPLRTFGTVNPAVTSAIRYLISDASEYVTGNIFVVDAGATLPGVPIFSCL, from the exons ATGgcgtcggcggcggcggcggcgatggGAGATCGGAGTTTAGAGGGCAAGGTGGTGATGGTCACCGGCGCTTCTTCCGGCATCGGCCGGGAGATCTGCCTCGACCTCGCCGACGGCGGGTGCAAGATCGTCGCAGCCGCGAGGAGACTCCAGCGTCTCCTGTCCCTCTGCGACGAAATCAACGGCTCCTCCGCGGGAACCGGAAGTGTGCGCGCGGtggccgtcgagctcgacgtcgGCAGCGGCAGCGCCGCCATCGAGGCCGCGGTGAAGGCAGCGTGGGAGGCCTTCGGCCACGTCGACGTCCTGGTGAACAACGCCGGCGTCAGGG gtgGCGTTTACTCGTCGCTAGATTGGTCCGAATCCGACTGGAATAACAACGTGAACACGAACCTCACCGGCTTGTGGCTCGTCACCAAGCACCTCTGCCACCGAATGACCGTCGCCGGCCGGTACCGGGGCTCGGTCATCAACATCTCCTCCATTGCCGGGCTGCAACGCGGCCAACTCCCTGGCTCTCTCGCCTACTCGGTCTCCAAAACGGCTGTCAATTCGCTCACTAGG GTGATGGCATTGGAGCTTGGAGTTTATGGGATTAGGGTGAACTCAATATGCCCAGGGCTCTTCAAGTCAGAGATAACTAATCGGTTGATGGAAAAGGCGTGGCTCGGAAAGGTGGCAGAGAAGACGGTGCCCCTGAGGACATTCGGCACCGTGAACCCGGCTGTGACTTCGGCTATCCGCTACCTGATCAGCGATGCATCAGAGTATGTGACCGGGAATATATTCGTGGTGGACGCCGGCGCCACCCTTCCCGGCGTCCCCATCTTCTCCTGCCTTTGA
- the LOC121995835 gene encoding zinc finger CCCH domain-containing protein 31-like → MDASRKRWRPDAANGNGVGSKRNKEMDSFQPGLGGKSKPCTKFFSTAGCPYGEGCHFLHYFPGGLQAVQQMTNLGNPVMAPPARTSVALPPFHNDSSSPLVKTRICNKYNTAEGCKFGERCRFAHSERELGKPVLPSNEASIAAPLSLGGRMGPRFDLAPPGVDPAASFGASATAKISVDASLAGAIIGKGGVNTKQICRLTGAKLSIRDHESDANLKNIEMEGTFDQINQASAMVRELIVNISASTKLPPRNPAPAAPTGPGSNFKTKMCDNFAKGSCTFGDRCHFAHGEAELRKGLA, encoded by the exons ATGGATGCGTCTCGCAAGAGATGGAGGCCTGATGCTGCCAATGGAAATGGCGTTGGATCGAAGCGGAATAAAG AAATGGACTCTTTTCAACCTGGTTTAGGAGGCAAATCGAAGCCATGCACCAAGTTTTTCAG CACTGCTGGTTGCCCATATGGAGAGGGTTGCCATTTTCTGCATTATTTCCCTGGTGGCCTTCAGGCCGTGCAACAGATGACAAACCTTGGCAACCCCGTAATGGCACCCCCTGCAAGGACCTCAGTTGCCCTTCCGCCTTTCCACAATGACTCGTCTTCACCGCTTGTGAAGACCCGTATATGCAACAAATACAACACTGCCGAAGGATGCAAATTTGGGGAGAGGTGTCGTTTCGCCCACAGTGAGCGGGAGCTTGGCAAGCCAGTCCTACCATCCAATGAGGCTTCAATTGCAGCGCCACTGTCTCTGGGTGGAAGGATGGGGCCTCGATTTGATCTGGCACCTCCTGGTGTAGATCCTGCCGCTAGTTTTGGGGCCTCAGCCACTGCAAAGATCAGCGTGGATGCATCCCTGGCCGGTGCCATCATCGGGAAGGGTGGGGTCAACACGAAGCAGATATGCCGATTGACAGGTGCAAAGTTATCAATACGTGACCACGAGTCAGATGCTAACCTGAAAAACATCGAGATGGAGGGAACGTTTGATCAAATTAACCAGGCTAGTGCAATGGTAAGAGAGTTAATCGTCAACATCTCTGCTAGCACTAAATTGCCGCCTAGGAATCCAGCTCCAGCAGCTCCGACCGGGCCTGGAAGCAACTTCAAAACCAAAATGTGTGACAACTTTGCAAAAGGGTCTTGCACTTTTGGCGACCGGTGCCATTTCGCACACGGGGAAGCCGAGCTGCGCAAGGGGCTTGCCTGA